A genomic window from Onychostoma macrolepis isolate SWU-2019 chromosome 22, ASM1243209v1, whole genome shotgun sequence includes:
- the LOC131530604 gene encoding uncharacterized protein LOC131530604 yields the protein MFGPQDTVIAQIYKKAGNISYADDERFRDKLQLDRQTGDLTISDIRIAISGDYQIKITGRKAKMKRFKVIVREDTLEFTEGEPVHLQTSVTELQEDDQILWMFEDALISKLDRESSENSVFKDRLKLDDQTGDLTIANTKSTDSGVYELQIKSSNKVSYKKFNVLVCLNMLKHTVGDSVTLQTDVTELKNDDRILWKFSDKDILIAELNQATNQTLFYEGPDGRFRDRLQLNQKTGDLTIRNISRAHSDVYTLQITRGKKSTCKRFMVISHDKTVSGMEGDSVTLNSDIEIQEDDLILWMFGPEDCPVAKGETKENISTYDGADGRFRGKLNLNYESGSLTITNTRTEHTGVYKLQVICSRETKYKTFRVTIRESERNTDFGPEQEGIPLVQK from the exons ATGTTTGGACCTCAAGATACAGTCATCGCTCAAATCTACAAAAAGGCTGGTAACATATCATACGCTGATGATGAGCGATTCAGAGACAAACTGCAGCTGGACCGTCAGACTGGAGATCTGACCATCAGCGACATCAGGATTGCAATCTCTGGAGATTATCAGATAAAGATCACTGGCAGAAAAGCAAAAATGAAGAGATTCAAAGTTATTGTACGAG AGGACACACTAGAATTCACAGAGGGAGAACCTGTCCATCTGCAGACCAGTGTTACTGAACTACAGGAAGATGATCAGATTCTGTGGATGTTTGAAGATGCCCTCATATCCAAACTCGATAGAGAGAGCAGTGAGAACAGCGTCTTCAAAGACAGACTGAAGTTGGACGATCAAACTGGAGATCTCACCATCGCGAACACTAAAAGCACTGACTCTGGAGTTTACGAACTGCAGATCAAGAGCAGCAATAAAGTCTCGTACAAGAAATTCAACGTTCTTGTTTGCT TGAACATGCTGAAACATACAGtgggagattctgtcactctacAAACTGATGTTACTGAGCTGAAGAATGATGACAGGATACTGTGGAAGTTTAGCGATAAAGACATATTAATCGCCGAACTCAACCAAGCCACCAATCAGACCTTATTCTATGAAGGTcctgatgggagattcagagaccGACTGCAGTTAAACCAGAAAACTGGAGATCTGACCATCAGGAACATCAGCAGAGCTCATTCAGACGTTTATACACTTCAAATCACCAGAGGCAAAAAGAGCACATGCAAGAGATTCATGGTTATTTCCCATG ATAAGACTGTGTCAgggatggagggagattcagtcacgCTAAACAGCGATATTGAAATACAAGAAGATGACCTTATACTGTGGATGTTTGGACCTGAAGACTGTCCAGTCGCTAAAGGTGAAACAAAGGAAAATATCTCTACATATGATGGTGCTGACGGGAGATTCAGAGGCAAATTGAATCTGAATTATGAgtctggatctctgaccatcacaaacaccagaactGAACACACTGGAGTTTATAAACTACAGGTCATCTGCAGCCGAGAGACCAAATATAAGACATTCAGAGTTACAATCCGTG AGAGTGAAAGAAATACAGACTTTGGGCCTGAGCAAGAAGGTATCCCCTTAGTACAAAAATGA